CGCCTTGCGCGGATCGGCCCAGATCACCCGATGCGCCAGCCGGTGCAAGCGTCGCATCTGCGCCGCGAGCAATTCCGGATCGCCACGCTCCCAGCCGTCCGACAGCACCACCACGACCGCCCCGCGTGCCGTGCCCCGCTGCCCCCGGTCCCCCCATCCGGCCCCTCGAAAACCCGCTCACCACACCCAACGAGCTCAACGCACAGAGGTCACACATTCGGCGGGCAAACAGCAGTTCCCAACCCCTCAACCGCAAGGAGCATCTGTTGAACGTGACGCGTCGGGTCGGCGGGTGAGGTGTCAGATGCGACGAAAGTGAAACTTACTCATCAGTCAGATGGTGTTGACGTTGTACCGAAATGGTCGGACTGTAATGGACATGCCGAATAAACGTGCACGTCTGCTCGTTGTTCTGGTTGTCCTCTGCGGATTCCTGACGGTCGCGGGCGTCCGACCCGCCCCCGCCGACGCCCTCACCGGTTCCCTCTCCTTCGACGACACCCCCCTGACCGTCCAGAACGGACGGTTCGTCGACGGCAACGGCCGCGAGGTCGTGCTGCGTGGCTACAACGTCTCCGGCGAGACCAAGCTCGCCGAGAACAAGGGCCTGCCCTTCGCCTCGGTCGCCGACGCCAAGAAGTCGGCGACCGCGCTGAGAGCCCTCGGCGGCGGCAACTCCGTGCGCTTCCTGCTCTCCTGGGCCTACGCGGAACCGGTGAAGGGCCAGGTCGACACCGCGTATCTGGCGAACGCCACCGCGCAGATGCGCGCGTTCCTCGACGCGGGCATCCGGGTCTACCCCGACTTCCACCAGGACCTGTACTCCCGCTGGCTGTTCACCTCGGGCAGCTGGTACACCGGCGACGGCGCCCCCGCGTGGGCCGTGGCGCTCGGCGACTACCCCGCCGAGTCCTGCGGCATCTGCTTGCTGTGGGGCCAGAACATCACCCAGAACGGCGCGGTCAAGGCCGCCCAGTACGACTTCTGGCACAACAAGTACGGCCTCCAGGACTCCTTCCTGGCCACCGCCCAGAAGACCATGGCGTACCTCAAGGCGAACCTCGCCACCGAGGAGTTCGCCGGCGTGGTCGGCTTCGACCCCTACAACGAGCCCTACGCCGGCACCTACGACTCCGGCCAGAACAGCCGCAGCTGGGAACGCGACCTGCTCTGGCCCTTCTACGTGAAGTTCCGGGCCCGGATGGACGCGGCGGGCTGGACGGACAAGCCCGCCATGGTCGAGCCGAACCTCTTCTGGAACGGCAACGTCAGCAAGGAGGAGGGCGGCCTCCTCGACGCCGGCACGCTCGGCTCCCGGTACGTCTTCAACACCCACTTCTACGACCAGAAGGCCATCTCCGGCATCCTGATGTGGGGCAACGCCTCCGACGGCCAGTACGTCACCGACTTCGGCACGGTACGCGACCGCGCGGCCGCCGCCGGGACGACGGCCGTGGTCAGCGAGTTCGGGCACCCGCTGAACGGCTCGACCGCCGGCAAGGCACCGACCGTCCTCAAGGCCATGTACCAGGCCCTGGACTCCCGGGTGAAGGGCGCCAACTGGTGGTCCGCGCCCGCCGGTTCGGGACCGGTCCTCTCCGGCACCCAATGGCAGTGGGACATCTACAACGGCCGCCACCACGAGTTGATGAACGACAACCCCGACAAGGTCCTCACCTCCGGCGACGCCTGGAACGACGAGGACCTGTCGGCCGTGAAGCTCGACGACTCGGGTGCGGCGGTGCTCCGCCAGGACGCCCGGCTCCTCGACCGGATCTACCCGAGCGCCACCGCGGGGACGACTCTCGCCTTCACCTACGAGGACCGCTCACGCGACGGCTCGACGACCCTGACCTGGAACCCGGTGCCGAGCAGCCTGCCGAACGT
This portion of the Streptomyces canus genome encodes:
- a CDS encoding cellulase family glycosylhydrolase, whose translation is MDMPNKRARLLVVLVVLCGFLTVAGVRPAPADALTGSLSFDDTPLTVQNGRFVDGNGREVVLRGYNVSGETKLAENKGLPFASVADAKKSATALRALGGGNSVRFLLSWAYAEPVKGQVDTAYLANATAQMRAFLDAGIRVYPDFHQDLYSRWLFTSGSWYTGDGAPAWAVALGDYPAESCGICLLWGQNITQNGAVKAAQYDFWHNKYGLQDSFLATAQKTMAYLKANLATEEFAGVVGFDPYNEPYAGTYDSGQNSRSWERDLLWPFYVKFRARMDAAGWTDKPAMVEPNLFWNGNVSKEEGGLLDAGTLGSRYVFNTHFYDQKAISGILMWGNASDGQYVTDFGTVRDRAAAAGTTAVVSEFGHPLNGSTAGKAPTVLKAMYQALDSRVKGANWWSAPAGSGPVLSGTQWQWDIYNGRHHELMNDNPDKVLTSGDAWNDEDLSAVKLDDSGAAVLRQDARLLDRIYPSATAGTTLAFTYEDRSRDGSTTLTWNPVPSSLPNVSSLVGSGQYSVLVWRSGSGSTPTELHLPASFPNSTTTVVSDLGTVYGPPAYSSSTPVGATLEPGGTGSRRLLLTDSDSGVLHYALVTNGATSPSASVLSAAKSELANWVRQKIG